Proteins found in one Deinococcus seoulensis genomic segment:
- a CDS encoding cytochrome P450 — MRDFRFLPEPPTRPGNGHLQDWALSPLPLIEEGAARARSAGVDVFRLRLGLPAVVGVGAAWNRAVLTDLGTFRSAGSLSRIVPYLSGGVILSDAPGHGGRRSLMNPGFGRGHLLALQARTRAALPGVLDGEFDALAWADGAVLHLLNAAYFSGEFDVGLLHAFLAPLRRPFPVPAIPRPLLFARVDAELRRLAHVRLTGRGHDDLLAVLAPLPGGLEEARVSLAAAHDTTTHALAYAIWFLAQHPQWHAPEHHAAVLKEVLRLFPPGWMGSRRLSRDLDWHGIRLPRGALALYSPYLSGRDPAVWDRPDEFDPGRWAARPPAWAYLPFGGGERLCLGMHLAQMLIHDTLGALPPLRAVWGDPTPLPGLTLGPRGPLVVQAQPA; from the coding sequence ATGCGTGACTTCCGTTTTCTGCCTGAACCGCCGACCCGTCCGGGGAACGGGCACCTTCAGGACTGGGCTCTGTCGCCTCTGCCGCTGATCGAGGAGGGTGCGGCGCGGGCGCGCTCGGCGGGCGTGGATGTGTTCCGGTTGCGGCTGGGCCTTCCGGCGGTGGTGGGGGTGGGCGCGGCGTGGAACCGGGCGGTGCTGACGGACCTGGGCACGTTCCGCAGTGCGGGGAGCCTGTCGCGGATCGTGCCGTACCTGTCGGGTGGGGTGATCCTGTCGGACGCGCCGGGGCACGGGGGGCGGCGCTCGCTGATGAATCCGGGGTTCGGGCGGGGGCACCTGCTGGCGTTGCAGGCGCGGACGCGGGCGGCGTTGCCGGGCGTACTGGACGGGGAGTTCGATGCGCTGGCCTGGGCGGACGGCGCGGTGCTGCATTTGCTGAACGCCGCGTACTTCAGCGGGGAGTTCGACGTGGGGCTGCTGCACGCGTTCCTGGCGCCGCTGCGCCGTCCGTTTCCGGTCCCGGCGATTCCGCGTCCGCTGCTGTTCGCGCGGGTGGACGCCGAGCTGCGCCGCCTCGCGCACGTGCGCCTGACCGGGCGGGGGCATGACGACCTGCTGGCAGTGCTGGCGCCGCTGCCGGGCGGGCTGGAGGAGGCGCGGGTGTCGCTGGCGGCGGCGCACGACACGACCACGCACGCGCTGGCGTACGCGATCTGGTTCCTGGCGCAGCATCCGCAGTGGCACGCGCCCGAGCATCACGCGGCGGTGCTGAAGGAGGTGCTGCGTCTGTTCCCGCCGGGCTGGATGGGCAGCCGCCGCCTGAGCCGCGACCTCGACTGGCACGGGATACGGTTGCCGCGCGGGGCGCTGGCGCTGTACTCGCCGTACCTGAGTGGGCGTGACCCGGCCGTGTGGGACCGCCCCGACGAGTTCGATCCGGGCCGCTGGGCCGCCAGACCCCCCGCGTGGGCGTACCTGCCGTTTGGGGGCGGCGAGCGGCTGTGCCTGGGCATGCACCTCGCGCAGATGCTGATTCACGACACGCTGGGGGCGCTGCCCCCCCTGCGGGCCGTGTGGGGCGACCCCACGCCGCTGCCGGGCCTGACGCTCGGGCCGCGCGGGCCGTTGGTCGTTCAGGCACAGCCTGCATAG